One region of Streptomyces rishiriensis genomic DNA includes:
- the rfbA gene encoding glucose-1-phosphate thymidylyltransferase RfbA: MKGILLAGGNGTRLQPLTLVGSKQLAPVYDKPMVYYPLSVLMLTGIDDVLIIARPGELDLFRRLFGDGSRLGMRIDYAPQEEPRGIADAFLVGAPHIEGEDCALILGDNLFHGAKLPSMLRRTVRKLRGCVLFGHQVAEPQHFGVAEIDAKGRLISIEEKPEQPRSNLAIPGLYFFDDTVTDIARGLRPSPRGELEITDVLRAYLSEGRADLVWLGRGVTWLDAGTHESLLDAGRFVRDIQHHQGISLGCVEEIAMYMGLIDADACYRLGAEMDGSPYGQYVMRSALAHQLNPTPAELLEE, translated from the coding sequence GTGAAGGGCATCCTCCTGGCAGGCGGCAACGGGACCCGGCTGCAGCCCCTCACCCTCGTGGGGTCCAAGCAGCTCGCTCCGGTCTACGACAAACCCATGGTCTATTACCCGCTGTCCGTGCTCATGCTCACGGGCATCGACGACGTCCTCATCATCGCTCGGCCCGGGGAACTCGACCTGTTCCGCAGGTTGTTCGGGGACGGCAGCAGACTGGGCATGCGCATCGACTACGCGCCCCAGGAAGAGCCACGGGGAATCGCCGACGCCTTCCTCGTCGGCGCCCCGCACATCGAGGGCGAAGACTGTGCCCTGATCCTGGGTGACAACCTCTTCCACGGCGCCAAGCTGCCCTCCATGCTGCGCAGAACCGTGCGGAAGCTGCGCGGATGTGTCCTCTTCGGCCACCAGGTCGCCGAGCCCCAGCACTTCGGCGTCGCCGAGATCGACGCGAAGGGACGGCTCATCTCCATCGAGGAGAAACCGGAGCAGCCGCGTTCCAACCTCGCGATCCCGGGCCTGTACTTCTTCGACGACACCGTGACGGACATCGCACGAGGCCTGCGGCCCTCCCCGCGCGGCGAACTGGAGATCACGGATGTCCTGCGCGCGTACCTGTCCGAGGGGCGTGCCGATCTGGTGTGGCTCGGCCGGGGCGTCACCTGGCTCGACGCCGGAACCCACGAATCCCTCCTCGACGCGGGAAGGTTCGTCCGGGACATACAGCATCACCAGGGCATAAGTCTCGGCTGTGTCGAGGAGATCGCCATGTACATGGGTCTCATCGACGCGGACGCCTGCTACCGGCTGGGCGCCGAGATGGACGGTTCGCCCTACGGCCAGTACGTCATGAGGAGCGCCCTCGCCCACCAGCTCAACCCGACACCCGCCGAGCTCTTGGAGGAGTGA
- a CDS encoding putative sugar O-methyltransferase, with the protein MDHIFRASRQWERIQNRYITEDAAVDLTNLKSDPRNFKLSLWDPTTNGVRYLKTLAYHLGMELSPAELARIRRTPNREIGDPTTVRCGGETLCMDYLQATYEVGFIEREIDLSGARILEIGAGYGRTCHMIMSNHDISGYCIVDLKNTLRLSKAYLRQVLDEPRFKLIDFIEVDSLQDDSLRSERFDLCINIHSMTEMSPETVRAYLDLINETCSAFYVKNPVGKYIDKSLDGYLQGQEAVEMALENGPLRQLLDIHDSQAVQAAVPAFIEGYRPGDAWDCVGDSRALPWSYLWQALYKNPRKPSDG; encoded by the coding sequence ATGGACCACATCTTCCGAGCCAGCCGCCAGTGGGAGCGCATACAGAACCGCTACATCACCGAGGACGCGGCCGTCGACCTGACGAATCTCAAGTCCGACCCGAGGAATTTCAAGCTCTCCCTCTGGGACCCGACGACGAACGGGGTGCGGTATCTCAAGACACTGGCCTACCACCTCGGCATGGAACTGAGCCCGGCGGAGCTGGCGAGGATCAGGCGAACCCCCAACCGGGAGATCGGCGACCCCACCACGGTGCGGTGCGGCGGCGAGACGCTGTGCATGGACTACCTGCAGGCGACGTACGAAGTCGGTTTCATCGAACGCGAGATCGACCTGAGCGGCGCCAGGATCCTGGAGATCGGCGCCGGCTACGGGCGCACATGCCACATGATCATGTCCAACCACGACATCTCCGGCTACTGCATCGTCGACCTCAAGAACACGCTGCGGCTGAGCAAGGCCTACCTCCGTCAGGTCCTGGACGAGCCCCGCTTCAAGCTGATCGATTTCATCGAGGTCGACAGCCTGCAGGACGACTCCCTGAGGTCCGAGCGGTTCGACCTGTGCATCAACATCCACTCGATGACCGAGATGAGTCCGGAGACCGTCCGGGCCTATCTCGACCTGATCAACGAGACCTGCTCGGCCTTCTACGTCAAGAATCCGGTGGGCAAGTACATCGACAAGAGCCTGGACGGCTACCTGCAGGGCCAGGAGGCCGTGGAGATGGCGCTGGAGAACGGACCCCTCCGGCAGTTGCTGGACATCCACGACAGCCAGGCGGTGCAAGCCGCGGTCCCCGCCTTCATCGAAGGATACCGGCCGGGCGACGCCTGGGACTGCGTCGGTGACAGCCGCGCTCTTCCCTGGAGCTACCTCTGGCAGGCCCTCTACAAGAACCCGCGGAAGCCGAGTGATGGGTGA
- a CDS encoding alpha/beta fold hydrolase → MADVGPTTHTLDVPGARLCYDIRGSGPLLLMIGSPMGSRGFTALASLLAADFTVVTYDPRGILRSTISDPGQKATPELIADDVQQLIAALDAGPAHVFGNSGGATTGLALVARHPDAVRTLVAHEPPVTELLPDGQQVRTTIDDLCKDYTAGHRDVALRKYSALSGVGFAPPPPVGQASTRALYTPPKDVRAILDRFFGYILQPTTRYRPDLDALRTASVPVVVGGGTTSQGQLYHRTATALAELLDTPLAAFPAGHTGFQEQPEPFADLLREAFGTARTEPQPRERTTAPQ, encoded by the coding sequence ATGGCCGACGTCGGCCCCACGACGCATACCCTGGACGTGCCGGGGGCTCGTCTGTGCTACGACATCCGTGGCTCCGGCCCCTTGCTGCTGATGATCGGCTCCCCCATGGGCAGCAGGGGGTTCACGGCCCTCGCGTCGCTGCTCGCCGCGGACTTCACCGTCGTGACCTACGATCCTCGCGGCATCCTGCGCAGCACCATCAGCGATCCTGGCCAGAAGGCGACGCCCGAGCTGATCGCGGATGACGTCCAGCAGCTGATAGCGGCGCTGGACGCCGGACCGGCGCACGTGTTCGGCAACAGCGGCGGAGCCACCACCGGTCTGGCCCTGGTCGCCCGGCATCCGGACGCCGTACGCACCCTGGTGGCCCACGAACCCCCGGTGACCGAGCTCCTGCCGGACGGTCAGCAGGTGCGCACCACGATCGACGATCTCTGCAAGGACTACACCGCCGGCCATCGGGACGTGGCCCTGCGCAAGTACTCGGCTCTGTCCGGCGTCGGCTTCGCCCCGCCGCCCCCCGTCGGACAGGCGTCGACCCGCGCGCTGTACACCCCGCCGAAGGACGTCCGGGCCATCCTCGACCGCTTCTTCGGATACATACTCCAGCCCACCACGCGCTACCGCCCCGACCTCGACGCGCTCCGGACAGCGTCCGTCCCCGTCGTCGTGGGAGGGGGCACGACCTCCCAGGGGCAGCTCTACCACCGCACCGCGACGGCGCTCGCCGAACTGCTGGACACCCCGCTGGCCGCCTTCCCCGCGGGACACACCGGCTTCCAGGAACAACCCGAGCCCTTCGCCGACCTGCTCCGCGAGGCGTTCGGAACCGCACGGACGGAACCGCAGCCAAGGGAGCGCACCACCGCACCCCAGTGA
- a CDS encoding TauD/TfdA dioxygenase family protein: protein MSDTFTTAFEVRPLTSALGAEIHGVRLEDITDAEFAELRRLLLEHLVIFIPGQEGWSPESRIAFGRRFGELEEHAYLPHLDGHPQIQIIDSEQNGKIPIWHTDMTYAPNPPIGTVLQIVDSPPQGGDTMWSNQYLAYEGLSAPLRDLLDGLTAVHSIHIPGLDSLAEHPVVRVHPETGRRALFVNRAHTSHIAQLSRNESDSLLQYLHRFSTSPEFVCRYQWAPGDVAIWDNRVTQHYAVDDYSEHRRGLRVVVLGDTPSGSEPRWDHYRPVPGQRYVPDWVNAKEAY from the coding sequence GTGTCAGACACCTTCACCACGGCATTCGAGGTCCGGCCGCTCACCAGTGCGCTGGGAGCCGAGATTCACGGCGTACGGCTGGAGGACATCACCGACGCGGAGTTCGCCGAACTGCGCCGGCTGCTGCTGGAACACCTGGTGATCTTCATCCCGGGGCAGGAGGGCTGGTCGCCGGAGTCGCGCATCGCCTTCGGCCGCAGGTTCGGCGAGCTGGAGGAGCACGCCTATCTGCCCCATCTGGACGGGCATCCTCAGATCCAGATCATCGACTCGGAGCAGAACGGCAAGATCCCGATCTGGCACACCGACATGACGTACGCCCCGAACCCGCCCATCGGGACCGTCCTGCAGATCGTCGACAGCCCGCCGCAGGGCGGCGACACGATGTGGTCGAACCAGTATCTGGCGTACGAGGGGCTGTCCGCGCCGCTCCGCGACCTGCTCGACGGCCTCACCGCCGTCCACTCCATCCACATCCCGGGGCTGGACAGCCTGGCCGAGCACCCCGTCGTGCGGGTCCACCCGGAGACGGGCCGCCGGGCCCTGTTCGTCAACCGGGCCCACACCTCGCACATCGCGCAACTGAGCCGGAACGAGAGCGACTCGCTGCTGCAGTACCTCCATCGCTTCTCCACCTCCCCCGAGTTCGTCTGCCGCTATCAGTGGGCGCCGGGCGACGTGGCGATCTGGGACAACAGGGTCACGCAGCACTACGCGGTCGACGACTATTCCGAACATCGCCGGGGCCTGCGCGTCGTGGTGCTCGGCGACACCCCCTCGGGGAGCGAACCCCGGTGGGACCACTACCGACCCGTGCCGGGCCAGCGGTACGTACCGGACTGGGTGAACGCGAAGGAAGCGTACTGA
- a CDS encoding FAD-dependent oxidoreductase produces MTAGHGTDHPVDTDVVVCGSGVAGLAAACALGRLGLKVILADKRPTQPSLWKGEVLQPGSLDSLHAWGALGRLEARQAIRLSRLVARTADGEELMAMDFAALGGERPWMLAHDYSTILECMAESLGPTVSLRRGVLIKDLGTRAGGRICGVRAMIGGTAVDIRARLVVAADGMSSRLRRLAGIDAEPVAYDHRLLSFELSGTLPVDDEVSAHVTDRGLVMVYPLPDARIRVYVQVRADELRQAGPAELRRWCEGLVDQVPALDPIAKLLEGNLERRQLLPVWRYRAPSLVRPGIVLLGEAAHVVHPLAAQGMNTSIDEAKGLAARLAAVDLADDAAVDRALRGYEDDRMARIRAVHTMSHNAARMMTSTSRGGRVMGRRLMRGTARSSRLSYLTTYNMSGLGMRPLGRFDRLVQLGVVPDLRARSFAPRDLPGTGAGAGRG; encoded by the coding sequence GTGACGGCCGGGCACGGCACTGACCACCCGGTGGACACCGACGTGGTGGTCTGCGGCTCCGGGGTCGCCGGGCTCGCGGCGGCCTGCGCCCTCGGCCGGCTGGGCCTGAAGGTGATCCTGGCGGACAAGCGGCCGACCCAGCCCTCGCTCTGGAAGGGCGAGGTGCTCCAGCCCGGATCCCTGGACTCCCTGCACGCGTGGGGCGCGCTCGGCCGCCTCGAGGCCAGACAGGCGATTCGGCTGAGCCGCCTCGTCGCCCGCACCGCCGACGGGGAGGAGCTGATGGCCATGGACTTCGCGGCTCTCGGCGGCGAACGGCCCTGGATGCTCGCCCACGACTACTCGACGATCCTGGAGTGCATGGCCGAGTCGCTCGGCCCGACGGTGAGCCTGCGCCGTGGCGTCCTGATCAAGGACCTCGGCACCCGCGCGGGGGGCCGGATCTGCGGGGTGCGCGCCATGATCGGCGGCACGGCCGTCGACATCAGGGCCCGGCTCGTCGTGGCGGCCGACGGCATGTCCTCACGCCTGCGCAGGCTCGCGGGGATCGACGCCGAACCCGTGGCGTACGACCACCGGCTGCTGTCCTTCGAGCTGTCCGGCACCCTGCCGGTGGACGACGAGGTGTCCGCCCACGTCACGGACCGCGGCCTGGTCATGGTCTACCCGCTGCCGGATGCGCGGATCCGGGTCTACGTCCAGGTGAGGGCGGACGAGCTCCGCCAGGCCGGCCCGGCCGAGCTGCGGCGATGGTGCGAGGGGCTCGTCGACCAGGTGCCCGCGCTGGACCCGATCGCCAAGCTGCTCGAAGGGAACCTGGAACGCAGGCAGTTGCTTCCGGTCTGGCGCTACCGGGCCCCGTCGCTCGTCCGGCCCGGCATCGTCCTGCTCGGGGAGGCGGCACACGTCGTGCATCCCCTGGCGGCCCAGGGGATGAACACCTCGATCGACGAGGCGAAGGGCCTGGCGGCCCGGCTCGCGGCCGTCGACCTCGCCGACGACGCCGCCGTCGACAGGGCGCTGCGCGGCTACGAGGACGATCGGATGGCCAGGATCCGGGCCGTGCACACGATGAGCCACAACGCGGCGCGCATGATGACCAGCACCTCACGCGGCGGCAGGGTCATGGGCCGGCGGCTCATGCGGGGCACCGCGAGAAGCAGCCGCCTGAGCTACCTGACCACGTACAACATGTCGGGCCTCGGCATGCGCCCGCTCGGCAGGTTCGACCGGCTCGTGCAGTTGGGGGTCGTGCCGGACCTGCGAGCGCGGTCGTTCGCGCCCCGCGATCTCCCGGGCACCGGAGCGGGAGCGGGACGCGGGTAG